The following are from one region of the Paenibacillus bovis genome:
- a CDS encoding FAD-dependent oxidoreductase, translating to MENKTQKRKVLIVGGVAGGASAAARLRRLDEHAEIIMLEKGPYISFANCGLPYYIGGAIADRERLLVQTPSGMADRFGIDVRTDSEVISVDPERKIVQINSIERGEYSESYDELILSPGAKPVIPAIPGVDHPLIHTVRNIPDIDRIKKQINSSNKQSSIVIGGGFIGVEMAENLREAGLDVTLIEGNPQLLTPFDPEIAASLAQEMQQHGVQLLFSQRVIAFREAAQGIIVQLGSGQELQTDLVILAVGVVPDTGFLADSGIELGTRGHIIVNNKLETSVPHIHAAGDAIEVQDYIHQLPVSIPLAGPANKQGRIIADRLGGLDSTYKGTQGTSIIKVFGLTGATTGSNEKTLQRLGVPYQTTIVHPSSHASYYPGATALTIKLLFTPEGRILGAQAVGYEGVDKRIDDIAVVIRLSGTIHDLTELELSYAPPYSSAKDPVNMAGYAAQNIINGHVQTFTYGDIASIDTGQSLLVDVRTSIEHQNGHIPGSISVPVDELRARIGELDISREIWVYCQVGLRGYTAARILAQHGYRVKNLSGGYKTYKLMYPAATLSPPAQSSQDHLSVPVDHHSSKPKTAVVQPSASTAELSVNPYQSVGEPVAATAAALHSTGDANTPSAPIELDVCGLSCPGPLIQVKQQMDTLQNGQSLRVTASDPGFYEDIQAWASMSHQPLLEISRGHGGTITALLRKSEQPVFTDQDHHPAPRNTLSAETSSPAASTMVVFSGDLDKAIASFIIATGAAASGRKVTMFFTFWGLSVLRKPPAAPVSKNLISRMFGTMMPGSSRQLRLSRMNMLGMGPRMIRGIMQHKNVPSLEELIQTATSLDVEMVACQMSMDVMGIQHEELIDNVKIGGVGYYLGQADQASHNLFI from the coding sequence ATGGAAAACAAAACTCAAAAACGCAAGGTTCTTATTGTTGGCGGGGTAGCTGGCGGTGCTTCTGCTGCTGCCCGGCTCCGCCGGCTGGATGAACATGCAGAAATTATTATGCTGGAAAAAGGGCCTTATATTTCTTTTGCCAACTGTGGACTGCCTTATTACATCGGTGGTGCTATTGCCGATCGGGAACGGCTGCTTGTACAGACTCCCAGCGGCATGGCGGACCGCTTTGGGATTGATGTACGAACCGATAGCGAAGTAATATCGGTAGATCCGGAGCGGAAGATAGTTCAGATTAACAGTATTGAACGTGGAGAATACAGCGAAAGCTATGATGAGCTGATCCTCTCTCCCGGAGCCAAGCCTGTTATTCCAGCTATCCCCGGAGTCGATCATCCCCTGATTCATACGGTACGTAATATTCCTGATATTGATCGGATCAAAAAGCAAATAAATTCGTCTAACAAACAATCGTCGATCGTCATAGGCGGTGGATTTATAGGTGTAGAGATGGCCGAGAATCTGCGAGAAGCAGGTCTTGATGTTACGCTCATCGAGGGCAATCCTCAGCTGCTGACTCCATTTGATCCGGAGATCGCTGCCTCTCTCGCACAGGAAATGCAGCAGCATGGTGTACAGCTGTTATTTTCGCAGCGGGTCATCGCTTTTCGGGAAGCTGCACAAGGAATTATCGTACAGCTGGGTAGCGGTCAGGAACTGCAAACCGATCTGGTGATTCTCGCTGTCGGTGTAGTACCGGATACCGGATTTCTCGCAGACAGCGGGATTGAACTCGGTACACGCGGGCATATTATAGTCAATAACAAGCTGGAGACCAGTGTGCCGCATATTCATGCAGCAGGCGATGCGATTGAGGTACAGGACTATATTCACCAGCTTCCTGTCTCGATCCCCCTGGCCGGTCCGGCAAACAAGCAAGGCCGGATTATTGCTGACCGACTGGGTGGACTCGATTCTACCTACAAAGGAACACAAGGGACTTCTATTATCAAAGTATTCGGTCTGACCGGTGCCACTACCGGCAGTAATGAGAAAACCCTGCAGCGGCTGGGTGTACCGTATCAGACTACGATTGTACACCCCAGCTCTCATGCTTCTTATTACCCTGGTGCCACTGCGCTCACGATCAAGCTGTTATTTACGCCGGAAGGCCGTATTCTCGGTGCGCAGGCTGTCGGTTATGAGGGAGTGGACAAACGGATAGACGATATTGCGGTAGTGATCCGGCTAAGTGGAACAATCCATGATCTGACCGAACTGGAGCTCAGTTATGCCCCACCCTATTCTTCTGCCAAAGACCCGGTGAATATGGCAGGCTATGCTGCGCAGAATATTATAAATGGTCATGTACAGACTTTCACCTACGGCGATATTGCTTCTATAGATACCGGGCAATCACTACTCGTAGACGTGCGGACTTCTATCGAACATCAGAATGGTCATATTCCCGGCTCCATCTCGGTTCCTGTCGATGAGCTGCGGGCACGGATAGGCGAATTGGATATTTCCAGAGAAATCTGGGTCTATTGCCAGGTTGGACTGCGCGGATATACAGCGGCACGGATTCTGGCACAGCATGGTTATCGGGTGAAAAATCTGAGCGGCGGATACAAGACATATAAGCTGATGTACCCGGCTGCTACTCTGTCTCCTCCTGCTCAAAGTTCCCAGGATCATCTGTCCGTACCAGTAGATCATCATTCATCTAAGCCCAAGACAGCAGTTGTTCAGCCTTCTGCATCCACTGCCGAATTATCGGTTAATCCTTATCAGTCTGTTGGTGAACCTGTTGCTGCTACCGCTGCGGCTCTTCATTCTACCGGCGATGCAAATACTCCTTCTGCTCCGATCGAACTGGATGTGTGTGGCTTGAGCTGTCCCGGCCCGCTTATTCAGGTCAAGCAACAAATGGATACGTTGCAGAATGGTCAGAGTCTAAGGGTAACCGCATCCGATCCGGGATTTTATGAAGACATACAAGCCTGGGCGTCCATGTCTCATCAGCCGCTGCTTGAGATCAGCCGTGGTCATGGAGGCACAATTACCGCGCTGCTGCGCAAGTCCGAGCAACCCGTTTTCACTGACCAAGATCATCATCCAGCGCCTCGGAACACCCTGTCTGCAGAGACTTCCAGCCCAGCTGCGAGTACGATGGTCGTTTTTAGTGGAGATCTCGACAAAGCGATAGCCTCCTTTATTATTGCTACCGGTGCTGCTGCCAGCGGACGCAAAGTGACGATGTTCTTTACTTTTTGGGGGCTCAGCGTACTGCGCAAACCACCAGCTGCTCCGGTAAGCAAAAATCTGATCAGCCGCATGTTCGGTACGATGATGCCTGGAAGCAGTCGACAGCTGCGGCTTTCCCGTATGAATATGCTTGGTATGGGTCCGCGCATGATCCGTGGCATCATGCAGCACAAAAACGTACCTTCCCTGGAGGAACTGATCCAGACTGCTACTTCGCTCGACGTAGAAATGGTCGCCTGCCAGATGTCGATGGATGTCATGGGGATTCAGCATGAAGAACTGATCGATAATGTCAAAATTGGTGGAGTGGGCTACTATCTCGGTCAGGCTGATCAGGCTTCGCATAATCTATTTATTTAA
- a CDS encoding C40 family peptidase, which produces MKKMILSLLAASIICTANPAGASASSSTFKSEIKTEASKVIGTPYVLGGTSTRGFDCSGFTRYVYKKLNKTLPRTARQQARIGKPVAKGNLSVGDLVFFNTMGRGISHVAIYIGHNKIIHAASSSGVTISSLSQSYYAKRYVTARRVVK; this is translated from the coding sequence TTGAAGAAAATGATATTGTCTCTGCTGGCTGCCTCCATTATTTGCACAGCAAATCCAGCCGGCGCGTCTGCAAGTTCGTCAACATTCAAAAGTGAAATCAAAACAGAAGCCAGCAAGGTGATCGGTACTCCTTATGTACTTGGAGGAACAAGTACACGGGGATTTGATTGTTCCGGATTCACACGTTATGTATATAAGAAATTAAACAAGACTCTGCCGCGTACAGCCAGACAGCAGGCGAGGATCGGCAAGCCTGTAGCCAAAGGCAATCTGTCTGTAGGCGATCTTGTCTTTTTTAACACAATGGGAAGAGGAATCTCCCATGTCGCTATCTATATTGGTCATAACAAGATTATTCATGCAGCCAGCAGCAGTGGCGTAACGATCAGCAGTCTGTCACAATCCTATTATGCCAAACGCTATGTGACTGCCAGGCGGGTCGTAAAATAA
- a CDS encoding flagellar brake protein has translation MMKITSYVFVNQYLDVQDNEGNMMVGRVETVDEQAIVLGDITRKEKLVLSEMIKRDVFVFFVGHDKLKYQFQTRMERIEGEPLKLKLQAPDPADIIKIQNRDYLRISSSVRCDLKVEQEPEQQLEIYTHDISGGGLSFYTRTPVEYDKYSGTMYLYKGENEISLPFKADLVYMNELDAGRYKVALQYSDIKEQHRNHIIRYAIQEQVRVRK, from the coding sequence ATGATGAAGATCACAAGTTATGTTTTTGTTAATCAATACCTGGATGTACAGGACAATGAAGGCAATATGATGGTAGGACGTGTAGAAACAGTCGACGAGCAGGCGATTGTACTGGGCGATATTACCCGCAAAGAAAAGCTGGTTCTAAGCGAAATGATCAAACGGGATGTATTTGTCTTCTTTGTTGGTCATGACAAGCTGAAGTATCAGTTCCAGACCCGGATGGAGCGGATAGAGGGCGAGCCGCTCAAACTGAAGCTGCAGGCTCCTGATCCTGCTGATATTATCAAAATTCAAAATCGTGACTATTTGCGGATCAGCTCTTCCGTACGCTGTGATCTGAAAGTCGAACAGGAACCGGAGCAGCAACTGGAGATTTATACTCACGATATCAGCGGTGGCGGCTTGTCCTTTTATACCCGCACACCTGTAGAATATGATAAATACTCTGGTACCATGTATCTCTATAAAGGAGAAAATGAAATATCGCTGCCTTTCAAAGCGGATCTGGTATATATGAACGAACTGGATGCCGGACGTTACAAAGTAGCGCTTCAATATAGTGATATCAAGGAACAGCATCGCAATCATATTATCCGTTATGCAATCCAGGAACAAGTGCGGGTACGGAAATAG
- a CDS encoding heavy metal translocating P-type ATPase gives MEHTQDKVVRRELILDGLHCANCAMKIENNVQKIQGVSACSVNFVSKTLMLETANGYEKAVVDEATRTVNRIEPQVTVRLKQPAAISDMAQQTTSDSETEQKPGLSRRQIMITRLVVGAGLTAAGLWVPLPGWAEFTIFLVAYLIAGADIVWQAVRNILRGQVFDEYFLMSVATIGAFAVQQYPEGVAVMLFYQVGEMFQGMAVDRSRRSITALMDIRPDYANIQTEDGTIQVSPEAVQIGDHMIIKPGEKVPLDGIVIEGSSMLDTSALTGESVPREVAPGKEVLGGCINKNGLLTVKVTRMFSESSVAKILELVENASSKKAPTEKFITRFARYYTPEVVIIAAMLAVVPPLLISGATFSDWIYRALIFLVISCPCALVVSIPLGFFGGIGAASKAGILIKGSNYLEALNDVRYVVFDKTGTLTHGTFAVTAIYPANGYSENQLLELAAYAELHSNHPIAESIRTAYQGKINTNRVGHYDEIAGHGIQAELDGQQILAGNARLMEREHIHYIEPQAPGTVIHLACEGQYAGSIVIADTIKTDAAAAIQQLKQQGIRRTIMLTGDSWTVGEAVGRQLGIDEVHAELLPQHKVEEIEKLEQQRGKREKTIFVGDGINDTPVLARADIGVAMGGLGSDAAIEAADIVIMTDEPSKLATAVRIARRTRRIVWQNIVFALGVKAVFLILGTFGIATMWEAVFSDVGVTLLAVLNATRVLRAETPATGGTLPESQPA, from the coding sequence TTGGAGCATACTCAGGATAAAGTCGTCCGGCGTGAACTGATTCTCGATGGTTTGCACTGTGCCAACTGTGCAATGAAAATTGAGAACAATGTACAGAAAATTCAAGGTGTATCCGCCTGTTCAGTCAACTTTGTAAGCAAGACGCTAATGCTGGAGACGGCAAATGGATATGAAAAAGCGGTAGTGGATGAAGCGACTCGTACAGTTAACCGGATTGAGCCGCAGGTAACCGTACGATTGAAACAGCCTGCTGCTATATCTGACATGGCGCAGCAGACAACGTCAGATTCGGAGACAGAACAGAAGCCGGGATTATCCCGGCGTCAGATCATGATAACACGGCTGGTTGTAGGGGCAGGCCTGACAGCAGCCGGTCTGTGGGTGCCGCTGCCGGGTTGGGCGGAATTTACGATTTTTCTGGTCGCTTATCTGATTGCCGGCGCGGATATTGTATGGCAGGCAGTGCGTAATATACTGCGTGGACAGGTGTTTGATGAGTATTTCCTGATGTCGGTAGCGACGATTGGTGCTTTTGCCGTACAACAGTATCCCGAAGGTGTAGCGGTTATGCTCTTTTACCAGGTAGGAGAGATGTTCCAGGGAATGGCGGTAGACCGCTCACGGCGATCGATTACGGCGCTGATGGATATTCGTCCGGATTATGCCAATATACAGACAGAAGACGGCACTATACAGGTATCACCCGAAGCCGTACAAATCGGCGATCATATGATAATCAAACCTGGGGAAAAGGTACCGCTGGACGGAATTGTTATTGAAGGCTCCTCTATGCTGGATACTTCGGCACTCACAGGTGAATCGGTACCTCGCGAAGTGGCACCCGGCAAAGAAGTATTAGGCGGCTGTATTAATAAAAATGGGCTATTGACCGTCAAAGTCACCCGAATGTTCAGTGAATCTTCGGTAGCCAAAATTCTCGAACTGGTCGAAAATGCCAGCAGCAAAAAGGCACCGACAGAGAAATTTATTACACGGTTTGCCCGTTACTATACACCGGAAGTCGTTATTATTGCGGCAATGCTGGCTGTTGTTCCGCCGCTGCTGATCAGTGGTGCGACGTTTTCGGACTGGATATACCGAGCACTGATTTTCCTCGTCATCTCGTGTCCGTGTGCACTGGTCGTCTCGATCCCACTTGGATTTTTTGGAGGGATTGGTGCTGCTTCAAAAGCGGGAATCCTGATCAAAGGCAGTAACTATCTGGAAGCGCTGAATGATGTGCGCTATGTGGTATTTGACAAGACAGGTACACTGACCCACGGGACTTTTGCCGTTACTGCAATTTACCCTGCTAATGGGTATTCGGAGAATCAGCTGCTGGAGTTGGCTGCATATGCAGAGCTGCATTCCAATCATCCGATTGCCGAATCGATCCGTACCGCTTATCAAGGTAAGATTAATACGAATCGAGTGGGCCACTATGACGAAATTGCTGGTCATGGTATCCAGGCGGAATTGGATGGACAGCAGATTCTGGCCGGTAATGCACGATTGATGGAGCGCGAACATATTCATTATATAGAACCCCAAGCTCCAGGCACGGTGATTCATCTTGCCTGCGAGGGACAATATGCCGGTAGTATCGTGATCGCCGATACAATCAAAACAGATGCAGCTGCAGCTATTCAGCAGCTCAAGCAGCAGGGCATCCGCCGTACCATAATGCTGACTGGTGATAGCTGGACTGTCGGCGAGGCAGTTGGCAGACAGCTCGGAATCGATGAAGTGCATGCCGAATTGCTGCCGCAGCATAAAGTAGAAGAAATAGAAAAACTGGAGCAGCAGCGCGGCAAACGGGAAAAAACGATCTTTGTCGGCGATGGCATTAATGATACACCGGTACTTGCCCGCGCCGATATTGGCGTAGCGATGGGCGGACTCGGGTCGGATGCTGCGATTGAAGCTGCCGATATCGTGATTATGACGGATGAACCTTCCAAGCTGGCGACGGCTGTTCGTATTGCCAGACGTACCCGCCGTATTGTATGGCAGAATATCGTATTTGCATTGGGAGTCAAAGCGGTATTTCTTATTCTGGGCACATTCGGTATTGCTACCATGTGGGAAGCCGTATTTTCGGATGTAGGTGTTACTTTGCTTGCCGTACTGAACGCGACTCGTGTACTGCGTGCCGAGACACCAGCTACAGGCGGAACTTTACCGGAGAGTCAGCCAGCCTAG
- a CDS encoding DHA2 family efflux MFS transporter permease subunit, with translation MSTSSPQSFGLPKKTLGAAWAIALGAIAPMLDSTMINIAIDPLNQAFHTTLAIVQWAITGYILALAVAVPISGWLMNRYNGKRIFIGAVIAFGLLSILTGISWNISIFVFFRLLQGFSAGIITALMSALLVKTAGPDHLGKVIAIVSTPMILGPILGPVIGGMIIQIASWHWIFFINVFILCIAVPLMIKYIPDFEPFDKNSRLDMPGIILLSTISAVLIYGITQASGYASFHNRETLLWVGIGLVLIAVYMAYDHMRGHQTVLPMNLFAHRSFAASSAGLFLANMAIIGPMLILPLFFQSFRHFTAIESALALIPQGVGMLITRPLIGTMIDRIGAKYVVIVSLGLALIGSVPLVFITDQTSMIWIAFLLFIRGTSVGGIMLPLTSDAYTGLDSRQIPEASIGINIIENLGSSFGSAVMATVVASSISPIQSAMDHPEGYQAGFLVSAIVLALIFFPGLLLTHKKNIHHRNNVQE, from the coding sequence ATGTCAACGTCTTCTCCCCAATCATTCGGACTACCCAAAAAGACACTGGGTGCTGCCTGGGCGATAGCTCTTGGTGCGATTGCTCCGATGTTGGACTCGACCATGATCAATATTGCTATCGACCCGCTTAACCAGGCATTCCATACTACGCTGGCTATCGTTCAATGGGCAATTACCGGCTATATCCTGGCACTGGCAGTCGCTGTACCGATCTCGGGCTGGCTGATGAACCGCTATAATGGCAAACGAATCTTTATCGGAGCAGTCATCGCTTTTGGTCTTCTGTCGATTCTGACAGGGATTAGCTGGAACATTTCCATCTTTGTCTTTTTCAGGCTGCTTCAGGGATTCAGCGCGGGGATTATTACGGCACTCATGTCTGCACTCCTCGTCAAAACAGCAGGGCCTGATCATCTCGGAAAAGTAATAGCTATCGTCAGTACACCCATGATCCTGGGACCTATTCTGGGGCCGGTGATAGGAGGCATGATTATTCAGATCGCTTCCTGGCACTGGATTTTCTTTATCAATGTATTTATCCTCTGCATCGCTGTTCCTCTCATGATAAAATATATTCCCGATTTTGAACCTTTTGATAAAAACAGCCGTCTCGATATGCCGGGTATTATTCTGTTGTCTACAATTAGTGCCGTATTGATCTATGGTATTACCCAAGCTTCCGGATATGCTTCGTTTCATAATCGGGAGACACTGCTGTGGGTAGGGATTGGTCTGGTGCTAATCGCCGTCTATATGGCTTATGATCATATGCGGGGACATCAGACTGTATTGCCGATGAATCTGTTTGCTCACCGGAGCTTTGCCGCTTCCAGCGCAGGATTGTTTCTTGCCAATATGGCGATTATAGGTCCGATGCTGATCTTGCCGCTCTTTTTTCAAAGTTTCCGTCATTTTACAGCTATTGAATCGGCGCTTGCGCTTATACCGCAGGGAGTAGGAATGCTGATTACCCGGCCGCTGATCGGGACGATGATAGACCGTATAGGTGCCAAATATGTAGTGATAGTCAGTCTTGGGCTTGCGCTGATCGGCTCGGTACCGCTCGTATTTATTACAGATCAGACGAGTATGATCTGGATTGCTTTCTTGTTATTCATTCGTGGTACCAGTGTAGGAGGCATTATGCTGCCGCTGACCAGTGATGCTTATACCGGGCTCGACAGCAGACAGATCCCCGAAGCCAGTATCGGTATCAACATTATTGAGAATCTGGGTTCCAGCTTTGGCTCTGCCGTTATGGCTACGGTTGTCGCCAGCTCGATTTCCCCAATCCAGTCAGCAATGGATCATCCAGAAGGATATCAGGCCGGATTCCTGGTATCGGCTATTGTGCTGGCACTGATCTTTTTTCCCGGCCTGCTGCTTACCCATAAGAAGAATATTCATCACCGGAATAACGTTCAGGAATGA
- a CDS encoding MarR family transcriptional regulator: protein MNKQEQVMTEFRELFNKMAWLNKYKMEHSLEGYKPSEVHCIDYIGKHAECNVTRLAESLYMTRGAISKITKKLIDRQLIQSYQKQDNKKEIYFRLTDQGESVFAIHDRLHREFQQRDQIVFDQITDEQFDSMLRFIEKYSQHLDQEIQKQGISIN from the coding sequence ATGAACAAGCAGGAACAGGTCATGACAGAATTCAGGGAATTATTTAACAAAATGGCTTGGCTGAACAAATACAAAATGGAACACAGTCTAGAGGGGTACAAGCCTTCGGAAGTGCATTGTATCGATTACATTGGCAAACATGCAGAGTGCAATGTCACACGGCTCGCCGAATCCCTGTATATGACCCGTGGTGCGATCAGCAAAATAACCAAAAAACTGATCGATCGGCAATTGATCCAGAGCTATCAAAAACAGGATAACAAAAAAGAGATTTATTTTAGACTGACTGACCAGGGAGAATCTGTATTTGCGATTCACGACAGGCTTCATCGTGAATTCCAGCAGCGTGATCAGATCGTGTTTGATCAGATTACCGATGAACAGTTTGACAGTATGCTGAGATTTATAGAAAAGTACAGTCAACATCTCGACCAGGAAATACAAAAGCAGGGCATTAGTATCAATTAA
- a CDS encoding MATE family efflux transporter — MDAENLHYFEKAPVAKAIAHFAVPMMLGMSMSVIYSILNAYFLGTLHNTAMLTALALTLPLFAALMALGNLIGIGSGTFISRLLGEKRYDDVKHVSSFAFYSSLILGLLVIAAGLPLINSIVYGLGAAASSFEFTKDYVTVMLIGSPVIVLCFTLENIVRSEGSAITSMIGMIISVVVNIVLDVLVIFVFHWGVTGVASATVVSNLAANVFYAVHIGWRTRFLTLSIRWFKVTREILGNVLKIGVPVFIMSLFLGAMSLIFNLFLTEYGDQAVAAYGISSRLLQFPEFILMGLCEGVVPLIAFSYAANRLRMKQTITFTIQGIVILAVAFGAVVYLVSGHLIGLFTNDPLLIEMGSYILHVTFLSLFITGITTLFTGIFQATGQGTAAFVMSIIQGVTLIPVLYIANRINGFHGVVWSLVISDIAAFVVGAAMLYILRNRLQPDMEQLAE, encoded by the coding sequence ATGGATGCTGAAAATCTCCATTATTTTGAGAAAGCTCCTGTTGCCAAAGCGATTGCCCATTTTGCTGTACCGATGATGCTGGGGATGTCAATGAGTGTGATTTATTCGATTTTAAATGCTTATTTTCTCGGTACTCTGCACAATACAGCCATGCTGACAGCGCTGGCGCTCACATTGCCTTTATTTGCGGCTCTAATGGCACTCGGCAATCTGATTGGCATAGGTAGCGGTACTTTTATTTCCCGTTTGCTGGGAGAAAAAAGATATGATGATGTCAAACATGTATCGTCGTTTGCTTTTTACAGCAGTCTGATACTGGGGTTGCTTGTTATCGCTGCCGGCTTGCCGCTGATTAACTCTATCGTTTACGGTCTTGGAGCAGCAGCAAGTTCATTCGAATTTACCAAGGATTATGTTACAGTGATGCTGATCGGTTCGCCTGTGATCGTGTTATGTTTTACACTGGAAAATATTGTTCGTTCCGAAGGATCGGCGATTACATCCATGATCGGCATGATTATTAGTGTGGTAGTCAATATTGTACTAGATGTACTGGTTATTTTTGTGTTCCATTGGGGAGTCACCGGCGTGGCGTCAGCTACAGTTGTCTCGAATCTGGCTGCAAATGTATTTTACGCAGTTCATATAGGCTGGAGAACCCGGTTTCTGACGCTTTCTATCCGCTGGTTCAAAGTAACCCGAGAAATCCTGGGCAATGTGCTCAAAATCGGTGTACCTGTATTTATCATGAGTCTGTTTTTGGGAGCGATGTCGCTTATATTCAATTTATTTCTGACTGAATATGGAGATCAGGCTGTAGCGGCTTATGGCATTTCATCGCGGCTGCTGCAATTTCCCGAGTTTATTCTGATGGGATTATGCGAAGGTGTAGTGCCACTCATTGCTTTCTCTTATGCGGCCAACAGATTGCGGATGAAGCAGACGATTACGTTTACGATTCAGGGTATTGTAATATTGGCTGTGGCATTTGGTGCTGTTGTGTATCTGGTATCCGGTCATCTGATTGGTCTGTTCACCAATGATCCATTATTGATCGAAATGGGAAGTTATATTTTGCATGTTACTTTCCTGTCGTTATTTATTACTGGAATTACGACACTGTTTACCGGGATTTTTCAGGCTACCGGCCAGGGAACAGCTGCTTTTGTGATGTCGATCATCCAGGGAGTTACACTGATTCCTGTATTGTATATCGCGAACCGGATTAATGGATTCCATGGTGTCGTCTGGTCTCTTGTCATTTCGGATATCGCTGCTTTTGTAGTGGGAGCCGCCATGCTGTATATACTACGAAACCGTCTGCAGCCCGATATGGAGCAGCTGGCCGAGTAG
- a CDS encoding TetR/AcrR family transcriptional regulator, giving the protein MKKQQPQISEERILEASWELLGEDDIEKFSLRRLATRLNIQAPSLYWYFKSKQDLYQRLANQVCKMILEEFDSDGDWKQQMTEIAAVIRRVLMRYPCSTQIMMITLPNEPDIIRFTNRMLLCVESTPLRSDQKFQVVTTFVNYIFYFVMDDYQHQRSVEAISDNGETLPGDKMLSLLDSMSEDEAGLFRRMFNNKGYEVMGTHQSFEFGLKLILLGIEQAIRDEEN; this is encoded by the coding sequence ATGAAAAAACAGCAACCACAGATTTCGGAAGAGCGTATTTTGGAAGCTTCCTGGGAACTTCTCGGTGAAGACGATATCGAAAAGTTCAGTCTAAGACGTCTGGCTACCCGGTTGAATATACAAGCGCCTTCCCTGTACTGGTATTTCAAAAGCAAACAGGATCTTTATCAGCGGCTTGCCAATCAGGTATGCAAAATGATTCTGGAAGAATTTGATTCAGATGGAGACTGGAAGCAGCAGATGACCGAGATCGCTGCGGTTATACGCCGCGTGCTTATGCGTTATCCCTGCTCGACCCAGATTATGATGATAACACTGCCCAATGAACCGGATATTATCCGTTTTACCAACCGGATGCTGCTTTGCGTAGAATCGACCCCGCTGCGATCCGATCAGAAATTTCAGGTAGTGACTACTTTTGTGAATTACATTTTTTATTTTGTAATGGATGACTACCAGCATCAGCGCAGTGTTGAAGCTATCTCCGATAATGGGGAGACCCTGCCGGGTGACAAAATGTTGTCCCTCCTAGATTCCATGAGCGAAGACGAAGCCGGTCTTTTCCGCCGAATGTTCAATAATAAAGGGTATGAGGTGATGGGTACCCATCAGTCTTTTGAATTTGGCTTAAAACTGATTTTGCTCGGGATTGAGCAGGCGATCAGGGACGAGGAGAATTAG